GCCCGCCGCCGCCACCGCCCATGCCGCCACCGAGGCCGCCCAAACCGCCGCCCGAACCCCCGCTGGAGACCGTCGAGGTGTCGAGCGGGCCGCTGCCTTGGAAAGTCATTGTTCTCCTGTCATTGCAGTCAGTGGATTCCAGCATATTCGGCGCAACGCGCATCGGCGACGTTTCCCCGCGTGTACGACGCCGGACGCGGGTCGGTGCGGCCGGGGCCGTAGACTCGGACGTCGATTCGAATTGATTCCGCCCGGCCCCGCGGCCGGGTGATGGACCACGACCGTTGGAGGGACCCAAGTGCTGCGCACCCATCTCGCAGGATCACTGCGCCGAGAGTCGGCCGGCGAGACCGTCACGGTCGCCGGCTGGGTGGCACGCCGTCGCGACCACGGCGGTGTGGTGTTCATCGATCTGCGCGACGCCTCCGGCCTGGTCCAGGTCGTCTTCCGCGACGACGCGGTCGCCGCCGCCGCGCACCGCCTGCGCTCGGAGTTCTGCATCGCGGTCACCGGCGTGGTGGAGGTGCGCCCGGAGGGGTCGGAGAACCCGAACCTCGCCTCGGGCGCGGTGGAGATCAACGCCGCCCGCCTGGAGGTGCTCAACGAGTCGGCGCCGCTGCCGTTCCAGCTCGACGAGCAGCCCGGCGAGGAGGTGCGCCTGCGCTACCGCTACCTGGATCTGCGGCGCGACGACCCGGCCGCGGCGATCCGGCTGCGCTCGGCCGCCAGTGCCGCGGCCCGCGGCGTGTTGTCGGCCAACGACTTCGTCGAGATCGAGACGCCGACGTTGACGCGGTCCACCCCGGAGGGCGCCCGTGACTTCCTGGTCCCCGCGCGGTTGCAACCGGGCACGTTCTACGCCCTCCCGCAGAGCCCGCAGCTGTTCAAACAGCTGCTGATGGTCGCCGGGATGGAGCGCTACTACCAGATCGCGCGCTGCTACCGCGACGAGGATTTCCGCGCCGACCGGCAGCCCGAGTTCACCCAGCTCGACATCGAGATGAGTTTCGTCGACGAGGACGACGTCATCGCGCTGGCCGAGCAGATCCTGGTCGCCCTGTGGCGCCTCATCGGCGTCGAGATCACCACGCCGATCCCGCGGATGACCTATGCGGACGCGTTGCGGCGCTTCGGCTCCGACAAGCCGGACCTGCGGTTCGACCTGGAACTCGTCGAATGCGCCGAGTTCTTCTCCGACACCCCGTTCCGCGTCTTCCAGGCGCCGTATGTCGGCGCCGTCGTCATGCCGGGCGGTGCCGGGCAGCCGCGTCGCACACTCGACGCCTGGCAGGAGTGGGCCAAGCAACGCGGCGCGAAGGGGCTCGCCTACGTCCTGGTCGGCGAGGACGGCGAACTCGGCGGGCCGGTCGCCAAGAACCTCTCCGACGCCGAGCGGGCCGGATTGGCCGAGCACGTCGGCGCGAAGCCGGGGGATTGCGTGTTCTTCGCCGCCGGACCCGCGAAGGCACAGCGGGCCCTGCTGGGCGCTGCGCGAGTCGAGATCGCCACGCGGCTGGGGTTGATCCCCGCCCCGGGCGACGCGGTGGATCCCGCCACGGCCGACTGGGCGTTCACCTGGGTGGTCGACGCGCCGCTGTTCGAGCCGGCCGACGACGCCACCGCCGCCGGCGACGTCGCCGTCGGATCGGGCAGTTGGACCGCGGTCCACCACGCGTTCACCTCGCCGAAGCCGGAGTCCCTGGACGACCTCGAGGCCGATCCGGGCGCGGCGCTGGCCTTCGCCTACGACATCGTGTGCAACGGCAACGAGATCGGCGGCGGATCGATCCGCATCCATCGCCGCGACGTGCAGGAGCGGGTCTTCGCGATCATGGGGATCAGCCACGACGAGGCGCAGGAGAAGTTCGGCTTCCTGCTCGACGCCTTCGCCTTCGGCGCCCCGCCGCACGGCGGCATCGCCTTCGGGTGGGACCGGATCACCGCGCTCCTGGCCGGCGAGTCGTCGATCCGCGAGGTCATCGCCTTCCCGAAGTCCGGTGGTGGCGTTGACCCGCTGACCGCCGCGCCTGCCCCGATCACCGCAGCACAGCGCAAGGAGTCGGGCATCGACGCGAAACCGGACGCCCCGAAAGCCGAGTCGAAGGCTTCGGGGTCGTCAGGGCAGTGACGCGAGCAGGTATCGCGGGTACGTTGGATGCATCATGACGGCCATCGTTGAAAGTCCGATCGACGGCGCATTGACCACCGCGGAGAGCGTGCTGTCGGCGCGAGCCGGAACACCGGTGGCACTGTCGGACCCCGAGGATCTGGGGGGCAGTGGGCGCAGCATCGTCGTGCGCGCGCGGGTCTCGAAGAACCCGGTTTCCACGCACCGCACCCTGGTGATCAAATCGCTTGGCGCCGAAGACGATCCGGAATCCTTCCATCGCGAGGTGGCCGCGTATCAGTACGCGACGGCGCTTCCGAGCGAGAGCCGTCCCGGACCGCAGCTGATCGCGCACGACCCGGTTCGGCGCGTCATCGTGCTGTCCGACCTGGGCACCGGGGCGGCGATGACCGACCTGCTCGGGGGCACCGACACCGAAGAGGTGTCGCGCGCCGTCAGCGCCTGGGGGCAGGCGCTGGGCCGCATGCACGCGGCCACCGTCGGCGGTGAAGAGGACTTCAACGCGCTGCTGCGCCGATCGCACGCCCGCTCCTTCGAAGGCGTGCCGACCCGGTGGGCCAAGCGGGTCGTCGCCGAACTTCCCGGCGTGGCGCGGTCCCTGCGCGTCGAGGTGCCCGAATCGGTGTCCCACCGGTTGGCGACCGCCGTCGGACTGTTCGCCGAGGGGGAGTTCCGCGCGTTCAGCCCCTCCGACGTCGGGCCGGAGAACATTCTGATCAACGCCGACGGCGTCCGGTTCATGGACTACGAGTGGGGCGGATTCCGCGACGCGGTGCTCGACGTCGCCTACGGCCTGGTCACCTTCGGTGAACACCTCGGTCCGCGTTCGGCCGCGGTGCGCGCCGAGTTGGAGACCGCACTGGTCGACGCCTGGCGCTCGGAGGCCGAGTCGATGTGGCCGGCGCTGGGCGACGACCGCGCCGTCGCCGACCT
This genomic interval from Gordonia sp. X0973 contains the following:
- the aspS gene encoding aspartate--tRNA ligase; translated protein: MLRTHLAGSLRRESAGETVTVAGWVARRRDHGGVVFIDLRDASGLVQVVFRDDAVAAAAHRLRSEFCIAVTGVVEVRPEGSENPNLASGAVEINAARLEVLNESAPLPFQLDEQPGEEVRLRYRYLDLRRDDPAAAIRLRSAASAAARGVLSANDFVEIETPTLTRSTPEGARDFLVPARLQPGTFYALPQSPQLFKQLLMVAGMERYYQIARCYRDEDFRADRQPEFTQLDIEMSFVDEDDVIALAEQILVALWRLIGVEITTPIPRMTYADALRRFGSDKPDLRFDLELVECAEFFSDTPFRVFQAPYVGAVVMPGGAGQPRRTLDAWQEWAKQRGAKGLAYVLVGEDGELGGPVAKNLSDAERAGLAEHVGAKPGDCVFFAAGPAKAQRALLGAARVEIATRLGLIPAPGDAVDPATADWAFTWVVDAPLFEPADDATAAGDVAVGSGSWTAVHHAFTSPKPESLDDLEADPGAALAFAYDIVCNGNEIGGGSIRIHRRDVQERVFAIMGISHDEAQEKFGFLLDAFAFGAPPHGGIAFGWDRITALLAGESSIREVIAFPKSGGGVDPLTAAPAPITAAQRKESGIDAKPDAPKAESKASGSSGQ